The following are from one region of the Arachis duranensis cultivar V14167 chromosome 10, aradu.V14167.gnm2.J7QH, whole genome shotgun sequence genome:
- the LOC107470037 gene encoding CASP-like protein 2B1 isoform X1 yields MSYLGVGFSPGTVLAYHSTNLKLFDKRIKIAELVLRFMILGLGVVVAVLIRTDSQVKVFFSFEKEAKFTDVKALVFLVVANGLAAGYSLIQGLRCVVSLVRESVLFNKPLAWAIFSVDQVSFYI; encoded by the exons ATGAGTTATTTGGGTGTAGGTTTTAGTCCTGGAACAGTTCTAGCGTACCATAGCACAAACCTGAAATTGTTCGATAAGAGGATCAAGATAGCTGAGTTGGTATTAAGGTTTATGATTCTTGGTCTTGGAGTTGTTGTAGCTGTTCTTATTAGAACTGATTCACAAGTAAAGGTGTTTTTCTCCTTTGAGAAGGAAGCTAAATTCACTGATGTTAAGGCTCTGGT ATTCTTGGTTGTTGCGAATGGTTTGGCTGCTGGATACTCTTTGATTCAAGGACTCCGTTGTGTTGTGAGTTTGGTTAGGGAAAGTGTTCTCTTCAACAAGCCTTTAGCTTGGGCCATTTTCTCTGTTGATCAGGTATCCTTTTATATTTGA
- the LOC107470037 gene encoding CASP-like protein 2B1 isoform X2 produces MSYLGVGFSPGTVLAYHSTNLKLFDKRIKIAELVLRFMILGLGVVVAVLIRTDSQVKVFFSFEKEAKFTDVKALVFLVVANGLAAGYSLIQGLRCVVSLVRESVLFNKPLAWAIFSVDQVWC; encoded by the exons ATGAGTTATTTGGGTGTAGGTTTTAGTCCTGGAACAGTTCTAGCGTACCATAGCACAAACCTGAAATTGTTCGATAAGAGGATCAAGATAGCTGAGTTGGTATTAAGGTTTATGATTCTTGGTCTTGGAGTTGTTGTAGCTGTTCTTATTAGAACTGATTCACAAGTAAAGGTGTTTTTCTCCTTTGAGAAGGAAGCTAAATTCACTGATGTTAAGGCTCTGGT ATTCTTGGTTGTTGCGAATGGTTTGGCTGCTGGATACTCTTTGATTCAAGGACTCCGTTGTGTTGTGAGTTTGGTTAGGGAAAGTGTTCTCTTCAACAAGCCTTTAGCTTGGGCCATTTTCTCTGTTGATCAG GTCTGGTGTTGA